Below is a genomic region from Paraburkholderia sp. BL23I1N1.
GTCTCATTGCGTGTCGTTCGGGCCAAGGCCCGGTGAGCGGTTGGATTTCGACGTGCTTGGTAATGAGCGCAGGATTCCCGACCACCGGCACGTCGCTCGCGCATTCTGCTTTGACAGACATCATTGGTCGCTCGGACTTCCGGCAATCGTTGCGTAGTTGGGCGCGCGGCATTGCTACTTCACAGGCTATTCGAACTGGCTCGTGATCGAAGGCATTACGCATCTCGGCGAGCCCGTCGAATATGAAGTGTTTTTTCGCCTGCGCCGGGCGGGAGCGAGTGTATTGCGGCTTGTCATTGAGAGCGCCTACGTGCGCGACGTCAGCAAGGCAAGGGCGGGAATTCCACGTAACCGGCGGAGTATCGTGCGGTTTCGCGTGATGGCGGCAAAAATATTGAGGGGCGAGGCGATCCGCGATCCGAATCTCCGCCACGCTTAACCGGGGACCTTGCGCCAGAAATAGGTGAGGCCCCACGTGGGGGCCTCATAACTCGCGGGTGCGCTTGATCGGTATGACCCGACGTAACCAGCACGGCTGGACCCTGTTTGACCAGGAGGCAGATAGACGCCCTTGCGGGCCCCGAAAAATCCATCTGCCGCAATTATAACGCGTAAAGCACTGGCCCCCTATCTCCCAATCGGCCATTTTCCTGCCCGGCTTCGCGCCGGCCAGCCGCCTCAACTCCGCTTGCAGAAAATCGCGGTCACGAGCGGCGCCACCCGATGGACGATTGCCGTGCTACCGGCCTCGGTGATCGCGCTCTGGACCTTCGATTCGCTGCCGAACACCACGACGCCATAGGCGGAGCGGGCCACCGGTTCACCGTCGCCGACGCGAAACATCGGGTCATCTTTTTCGTAGCCGACCACCGCGAAGACGTGAAAGCCGAATGCGGTCAGGTCGGCGCCTTGCGTCGGCGAAAACGCATTGATGGAGTTGCTTTCGACCCGCGTCGGTTTCGGGTCGATCAATTGTTGCTGGGCGAGGTCGGCGATGAACTGATGACCGCTTTCATTGCAGATCAGCGGCGCGTCGAGCGCGGCGGCGTGGCTGGCGAGCGGCAGCGCCGTGATGGTCAGAGCAAGGAGTACAGAAGAAAACAAGCATTTCATAGGCGTGAATGGCGACCCGCGTTCGATGTAGTGTGCTCGCAACGGGAGGCGGCCAGGTGGAGCGACCCGAAAAACGTTGCGCATCGAAGTGATTCGTCTTGACAGGCGCAACTGGATTCGCACTTTAACGTGATTTGGCCGATCTTGCGCGGCGCCTGGCACGCAGCGGCATCAAAGGGGTCCTTAAGAAAACGTTAAGGAATGAGGCACGTTTTCACGATCCCGTATATATTTCCGGGTTATGAATTCCCTTCCAAAAATTCCATTGAATGTTCCGGCCCCTAGAACGTGGGACGCTAGGCTTGCCCGTCGGCTGGTCACGCCGCTCGTTAATACGTGGGTTACGCCGAATCATCTGACCACGCTGCGCCTGCTGATTGGTGTGGCTGGCGCACTGTGTCTCGCGCATGGCGGATTTGCCTGGACCAATGCGGGCGCCTTGCTGATCGTACTGTCGAACTTCGTCGATCACACGGATGGCGAACTCGCGCGCATCGGCGGAAAGTCGAGCCGGATCGGTCATTTTTACGATCTGGCGTGTGACGCGCTCGTCACCATCATGTTGTTCGTCGGCATGGGGATCGGTACGGCGCATATCGGCTCAATGAACGTTGCACCCGGATGGCTCGGTGCCGTGGCGGGCGTGGCGGTCGCATTGATTTTCTTCCTGCGCATGCGGATCGAGGAGTTGGCGGGCAAGGCGGGCACGAAGCAGGCGTCGGTCGGCGGGTTCGAAACCGAAGACGTGCTGTATCTGCTGCCCATCGTCACGCTGACGAGCGTCGTCATGCCGTTCGTCGTGGTGGCGTCGATTGGTGCGCCGCTCTTTGCCGTCTGGGTCGTGGTCGATTACTGGCGCATCGCGCGTCGCGCCGCACATTCGGCGGCCGCCTCCGCCAAGGCCTCTGAAACCAGCCAAATGTGGGCCAGCGAATGAGTATGCACGCCGAAGACGACGTGATCGCGCCAATCTCAGTTGAACGTTCGCCGGCCTCGTTGCCGGCCATGCAGACCGCGCCGGCATCGAATGCCGATCGCGCAGTGGCGAGCCGCACGCGGACATTCGACACGCCGCGTCTTTCCAGGGATTTTGCCGATCAGGACGCGTTCCTGTATCTGGAAGATTTTCTCGCGCCCGAAGTCACCGCGCAGTTGGTCCAGAGTGCGCGCGGGCTTCTTGATGAAGTGAACCGCAACTATCTGCCGGGCCACAAGCAGGGCGGCAGCGTAAGCCGTCATACGATCGACCGGCTCGCACCGTTCATCGCCGAGCTGTATCGATCGAAGGACCTGATCGGCTGGCTCGAGCAACTCAGCGGCGACAAGTTGCAGGTGTCGCCCGCGGACGATCCGCACGCGTATGCGCTGTACTACTACACGCGCGCTGGCGACCACATCGGCTGGCACTACGATACTTCGTACTATGACGGCCGCCGTTATACGCTGCTGCTCGGCGTGATCGACGAATCGTCGTGCCGGCTCGATTACGAATTGCATACGCGCAATCCGGACGTGCCGGATCAGCCGGGCTCGGTTCAGATTCCGCCGGGCGGCCTGGTGTTTTTCGACGGCGACAAATTGCGTCATCGCATCACACCGGCGGGCGCCAACGAAATGCGCGTATCGCTGACTTTCGAATACGTCACCGATCCGAACATGCGGCCGTGGCGCCGTTTCATCTCGAACATGAAGGACGCGATCGCGTACTTCGGTTTTCGCCAGGTTTTCCGTCAGATGACGAAGCGCGGCAAGAGCAACGCATGACACGCGCGGCCCTGATTTTGCTGTCGATCGGGACAGCGCTTTTTGTCGGCCTGCTCACGTGGCAGGGCTTTGGCTCCGTGGCCTCGGCGCTGGCCGCGGCAGGCTGGGGGCTCGTGCTGGCTGCGGCGTTTCACCTCGTGCCGCTGGTGCTCGACGCCGGTGCGATCTCGGTGCTGTTCCAGCGCCCGCGCGACGGCGTGCATCACGACGCGACGCTGCGCGACGCCTTGTTCGCGCGCTGGATCGGCGAATCGGTGAATAGCCTGTTGCCGGCCGGCCAGATCGGCGGCCCCGTGGTGATGGTGCGGCAATTGTCCCAGCGCGGGATGCGCATGCGTGACGCGGCGGCCGCGATTACCGTCAGCACCACGATGCAGGCGCTCGCGCAAATCGTTTTCGCGCTGCTCGGGCTGCTGCTGTTCGGCGCCTATGCCGCGCACGGCGCGCTTCACGATCTGCGAACCGCCACGCTCATTGCAACCGGCGTGCTGGGCGCGCTGATCGCGGGCTTCTATTACGCGCAGCGGCGCGGCCTGTTTGGCCGTCTGCTGGGCGTGGTCTCCAAGGTGTTCGGCAAGCGCGACTGGTCGTCGCTGATGACGCGCGCCGAAGCCGTCGACGCCGCTGTGCAGGCGATATACCGCGAGCGCGGCCGCGTCGCGGCGAGCTTCGCCCTGAGTCTGGTGGGCTGGGTCGTCGGCACGGTCGAGGTGTGGCTCGCGCTGCGCTTTCTCGGCCATCCGGTCGGCTGGGTCGACGCACTCCTGCTCGAAAGTCTCGGGCAGGCGATTCGTGGCGCGGCGTTCATGATCCCGGGCTCGCTCGGCGTACAGGAAGGCGGTTATCTCCTGCTCGCGCCGCTCGTGGGTCTGCCGCCGGATGCGGCGCTGGCGTTGTCGCTCGCCAAGCGCGCACGTGAAATCCTGCTAGGTTTGCCCGGACTCCTGGTTTTGCACTTCAGCGAACGAAGCTGGCAACGGCGGCGCGCCACGGCGCGCGTGCCGGTTGTCGATTAATCTCCGAATTTTTTCAAAAGGACTGCGCATGCGCGCCATCATCCTCGCAGCGGGCCTCGGCCTGCGTCTCCAGCAACCGCCGCAAGCACAGTTCCCGAAGTGCCTGTTGCAGTTCGACGGTATGAGCCTGCTCGAACGGCATCTGCACATGCTTGAAACCGCCGGCGTGACAGACGTCGTGCTGGCGCTTGGTTTTCAGCCGGAATCGGTGCAGGCGGAACTCGAGCGGATCAACTGGCCGCATAAGGTGGACACCGTGCTGAACCCGCGTTACGACCTGGGCAGCGTGCTGACGGTGCACACGGTGGCCGAGGCGCTGACGCGCGGCGGCGATGTGCTGCTGATGGACGCCGACGTGCTTTACGACGAGCGCATTCTGAGCGCGCTGGTGGAAGGCGAGACGGTCAACCGTCTGTTGATCGACCGTGATTTCGAAGCCGGTGACGAGCCCGTCAAGCTGTGCTTGAAAGACGGCGTGCCGGTGGAATTGCGCAAGCAGCTCGCCGTCAATCTCGAGTACGACACCATCGGTGAATCGGTGGGATTCTTCCGCTTCCGCCAACAAACCGCGCAACGTTTTACGCAGATCGTCGCGGGCTACGTGGATAGCGGCCGGGCCAACATGCCGCACGAAGAAGCCGTGCGCGACCTGTTGCTGGAGCGCAGCCAGGTGTTCGACACGGCCGACGTGACCGGCTCGCCGTGGATCGAGATTGACTTCCCGAACGACGTCGCTCGCGCAAGCACCGAGATTCTGCCGCAGTTGCAACCGCTGGTCAGCGCATCGCGCTAAGTCTCGCGCCTGAATGGCGGCTGTATTGCATGTATGGGCCGGCTAATTGCCGGCTCACTATCGCGTCGTGTTTTCGCTGCTCTCCCGATCCTTTTTTCGTAGCTCGTTTGCTGCATCGTTGCGCGCTCAACTATTGGGCGCCGTATATCCGCGCGCGATTAACGTGAGTACGAGTTAGTACGAAAATGCTTCACTCAACAACATCCGTTGTCGTTGCGGTGCGATAATTGCCGCTTTACACCGGCGGCCTCGCAACCCGCCGTCATGCCAATGCCTCTCGCTTTAGGCACTTTCATCGTTCCGCTGATCGTCGCGTGCGCGATGTTCATGGAAAACGTGGACGGCACGGTCATCGTGACGTCGCTGCCCGTTCTGGCACGCGATCTCGGCCAGGACCCCATCACCCTCAAGCTCGCCGTGACGGCTTATGTCATCGGCCTCGGCGTGTTCATTCCCATTTGCGGCTGGGTCGCCGACCGCTTCGGTTCACGCACGGTGTTCCGCACGGCAATCGGCATCTTCATGGCCGGTTCGCTGATGTGCGCGGCGTCCACGTCGCTCGGCACCTTCGTGGTTGCGCGCTTCGTGCAAGGCATCGGCGGCGCGATGATGGTGCCGGTGGGGCGCATCATCATTTTTCGCTCGGTGCCCAAGTCGGACTTCATACGCGCCGTCAACTATCTGACGGTGCCTGCGCTGCTCGGGCCGGTAGTGGGCCCGCCGCTCGGTGGGTTCATCACGACGTATCTGCATTGGCGTCTGATTTTCTTCATCAACATTCCAATCGGCCTGCTGGGTATCTGGCTTGCGAACAAGCACATTGCCAACGTGCGCGAACCCCATCCCGGCCGGCTCGACTGGACCGGTTTCGTGTTGTCGGCGAGCGGGGCGTCGCTATTCATGCTGGGGCTCTCGCTGGTAGGCGGCGAACTGGTGTCGAACACGGTATCGGTCAGCATGTGCGTGATCGGCGTGGTGTTGCTGGTGATCTACGTGCTGTATGCGAACCGCGTCGAGTTGCCGGTGCTCGATTTGCGGCTGTTGCGCATTCCGAGTTTTCACGCGAGCGTGGTGGGTGGCTCGCTGTTTCGTATCGGCCTCGGCGCCGTGCCGTTTCTGTTGCCGCTTGCGTTGCAGGAAGGTCTCGGTATGACGGCGTTCAAGTCGGGGTCGATCACCTGCGCGTCCGCGTTCGGCTCGATCTTCATGAAGGCGGCCGCATCGCGCATTCTCAGCCGCTTCGGTTTCCGCACCGTGCTGATGTTCAATGCCGGCTGCGCGGGTCTGGCCATTGCCGTCTACGGTCTGTTCTTTCCCGGCACGCCGCATTGGCTGATCTGGTGTGTGGTGCTGTTCGGCGGCTTCTTCCCGTCGTTGCAATTCACCTCGTTGAATACCTTGGCCTATGCGGATATTCCGAGCCGCGACGTTGGCCGCGCGACGAGTGTCGCGAGTGTGATCCAGCAGATTTCGTTGGGGCTCGGCGTGACGATCGCGGGCATCGTGCTGCAAATCTCGCATAACGTGCAGGGTCATTCGACCATTGTGTTCTCCGACTTCTGGCCGGCGTTCCTCGTGGTCGGTCTGTTCTCGTTCCTGTCGATTCCTGTGACCGCACGCTTGCCGCAAGGCGCCGGCGATGAAATCGCACGCGGCAGCAGAGGAAGTGCGTGAGCGCTTGTTTGCAAACGCCTCGCAAACACGTCGCCGCGCGGCGTCGCAAGTCGAGAACATTTGCTGCAGATTTAAATGCGCTACCGACGGGATATTCATCCATATATAGCGAGGTATTTTTGTGTGCTGCAACATGCACCATTTGCGTGCAACGACTTCGCAAATGCGGGACAGTCATGTTATAAGCCCAAGGCAGCTTTCATTATCGTCAGATGAAGAAGTCGTCCTGGGGGATATCCAATGAAGTTGTTTCACAACGCCAAATCGTCCGTTAGCGGACTTGCGTTTGTCGCACTCGTCTCTGTTTCAAGCGGTTTTCTAGAAGCCACCCCGGCCTTCGCCAAAGCGCCCTCGAAAGCGCAGCCGGCGATCCTCACGGCTTCCGCTATTGCAGTTGCCGACAAGTACAGTGCCGACGCCGCTGAACAGATCTTCAAGGAAGGCGGCAACGCCGTCGACGCGGCAGTCGCGATTGCCTTCACGCTTGCCGTGACGTATCCGGAAGCGGGCAATATCGGCGGCGGCGGTTTCATGACGCTGTATGTCGACGGCAAGCCGTACTTCCTCGACTATCGCGAGCGCGCACCACTGGCCGCGACGAAGAACATGTATCTCGACGACAAGGGCGAGGTCATCAAAGGCATGAGCCTGTTCGGCTATCGCGCGGTGGGCGTGCCGGGCACCGTCGACGGCATGTGGCAAGCGCAGCGCCGCTTCGGCAAGCTCAAATGGAAGCAGGTGCTCGCACCGGCGATTCACTACGCGCGCGACGGCTTCGAGGTCAGCGAGCAATTGCAGCAGCGCCGCGACGACGCCGCGAAAGACTTTGCCGGCAAGACCAACTTCGACACCTACTTTGGCAACCTGAAGCAGGGCGTCAACTTCAAGCAACCGGATCTTGCCGCCGTGCTGCAGCGCATTTCGGATCAGGGCGCGAAAGACTTCTACTCGGGCAAGACGGCGGATCTGATCGCGGCGTCCATGCGCGGTCACGGTCTGATTACGAAGGCCGATCTGCAGCAGTACAAGGCGGTGTGGCGCCAGCCGATCCAGGCGGACTGGAACGGCTATCGCGTGATTACCGCGCCGCCTCCGAGCTCCGGCGGTATCGGCCTCGTCCAGTTGCTGAAGATGAAGGCCGACATTGCGCCGGACTTCAAGGACGTCACGCTTAATTCCGTGCAGTACGTACACCTGATCGCTGAAATCGAGAAGCGCGTGTTCGCCGATCGCGCGCAGTATCTCGGCGATCCGGACTTCTACAAGGTGCCGGTCGCGCAATTGACCGACGACGCATACATCGCCAAGCGTGCAGCCGAAGTCAATCCGAGCGCGCCTTCGGATACGAAGAGCATTCAGGCCGGCCTCGGCACGTCGATGCCGGAGAAAGCGGAAACCACCCACTTCTCAGTGATCGACAAGTGGGGTAATGCCGTGTCGAACACGTACACCATCAACGGCTACTTTGGTTCGGGCGTGATAGCGGATCGCACGGGCATCGTGTTGAACGACGAGATGGACGACTTCTCCGCGAAGCCGGGTGTCGCAAACATGTTCGGCGTGGTGGGCAGCGACGCGAATTCGATTGAAGCGAAGAAGCGCCCGTTGTCGTCGATGAGCCCGACGATTCTGACCAAAGACGGCAAGGTGTCGCTCGTCATCGGCACGCCGGGCGGCTCGCGTATCTTCACGTCGATCTTCCAGGTGATCAACAACATCTACGACTTCAACATGCCGTTGCCGGAAGCTGTGGGCGCGATGCGCTTCCATCATCAGCTGTTGCCGCCGAACACGATTTTCTGGGAGCCGTACAAGCCGATCGAGGGCGAACTCGCCAAGCAGATCGAAGCCAAGGGCTACACGCTGAAGGGGCAGGATTTCAGCGGCGACATCCAGGCGATCAAGGTCAATGGTGATACGCCGGAAGCCGCAGCCGATCCGCGCGGCCGTGGTGTGACGCGGGTGATCCAGTGAGCGATTGACTTAAATCGGTTTGAATTAAATCGATTAAGTGCCTCTGCGCGGCGCATCTTTGCGGATGCGCCGGGTGCAAAAAAGCCTCGCGCTCGATTTTGAGCGCGAGGCTTTTTTTTATCCGCCGATATTCATGGAGCGTGAGGCCGTTTGATTCCCAGGCTCGATTGAACGCAAGGCTTTTTCCACCGCGGGTAGTCGGACGAATCAACTCGTCTGCTCAACCGGCGTCAAGGTCAGTTCGACCCGTTGTGCGCCGCGCAACACGGTCACGCTGACCGGCTTGTCGATCCGCGACGCGTCGAGCGTGCGTTGCAGGCTGTCGACGTCTTGCACCGCGAGCGCATCGATCGCGACGATCGTGTCGTCGGTGCGCAGACCGCCGAGTGCCGCCGGACTGCCTTTGACGATTTCCATGACATGCACGCCGCTTTCCGCGTCCAGGTCGAAATAGCGCTGCACGCGGCGCGACAGCGGCAGCGTGGTGCCTGCCACGCCGATGTACGCGCGCCGCACGCGGCCGTGCGTGAAGATCTGCATGATGACCCACTTGGCCGTATCGATCGCGGTGGCGAAGCAGATGGCCTGCGCGCCGGGAATGATCGCGGTGTTCACGCCGATCACCTGACCGGCCGAATTGATCAGCGGACCGCCCGAATTGCCGGGATTGAGTGCGGCATCGGTCTGGATCACGTCGTAGATCATGCGGCCGGAATTCGAGCGCAGCGAGCGGCCAAGCGCCGAGACCACGCCTGTCGTCACGGTTTGCGCGAGGCCGAGCGGATTGCCGACCGCGATCGCGATCTGGCCGACCCGCAGCTTCGACGATTCGCCGAGTTCGACGTGCGGCAACGGTTCCGGCGAGCCGATTCGCAGCACGGCCAGATCGCTGCCGGGATCGTTGCCGACCAGATCGGCGTCGAATTTCGCGCCGTCGGCGAGCGTCACCGTGATGTGCGTGGCGCCATGCACCACGTGGCTGTTGGTGAGCAAATAGCCGTCGGGCGTGAACAGAAAGCCCGAGCCGGTGCCGCCGCGCGCGCCGCGGCTATCGCGACCGGAGGGGGCGCCCGGCAGCCGGCGTTCGACGGAGATGAAGGCGACCGCTTGCTGAACGCGTTCCAGCGCGCCGATTACGGTGCGGGAATAGGCGTCGAGCAGAGCGTCGTCGGATAAAACGTTGAGCGGATCGGGCCCGGGGGCGTCGGATGCGGCGCGCGACAGGTCATCAATGAAGCGTGGACGGCTTCCCATGGCGATGCTCCGGATAAGCGGGAACCCACATGCAGGGCGGTGCGCGGGTTTTCAAGTGCGGTCGGGGGGGGGGCGGGGTTGTGCGCCACGCGCCACGCGTGTCCGTCCGGCGCTACCATACCAACAAGGAGACAGCCGCCATGAACTCACCTGCCACATCATCCGCAGCCTCTGCTTCGTCGAGCGCCTCAAGTGCGCCGGCGGACCCGACCGAGCCGCGCATCGAATCGCTCAGCGCCATCACGCTCGCCACCGGCAATATGCCGCGCGCCGTGCTGTTTTACGAAGCGCTTGGCTTTCCGATCAAATTCGGCGGTTCGCACGAAGCTTTCACGTCGTTTGCATTTGGCGGCTCGTATCTGAACCTGATCGTCGATGCGCGCGCCCCGGTCAACTGGTGGGGCCGCGTGATTTTCTATGTGTCGGACGTCGATGCGCTCTACCGGAAAGCGCTGGCGTCGGGCTTGAAGCCGTCGTCCGAACCCGCCGATGCGCCGTGGGGCGAGCGTTATTTTCACATTACCGATCCCGATGGCCACGAACTCAGCTTCGCGAGACCATTGCGTTAGCGCCGGGCGGGCACGCAAAACTCGCTATCATGGGCATCGTGAAGGCGAGCGCCCATCGCGCCGATCGCGCCCAAGGCGCGGCTGCGGCGCCAGTAACACGGCTGACACCTCGCGCTTCGATAATCGACCCCGTTCGCGACGTGCATGTGCCGCGCGCCTAACCATTTCCGTTGCCAGGAGAGTCGCAATGAAAGAGCTGGATCCGAGACCCGAGGCCGAAGTCATGGCAGAACGGCAACGCCGTTTCGAGGAAGACCTCATCGATGCGTATGACGAGGAGCTCGAAATGGAGGTCGACGATCGCATCATCGACGGTGCGGACGGTTTTACGCCCGAGCATCGCGAGGCACGCAAGGTGTACTTCCGCGAGCTGTTCCGGTTGCAGGGCGAACTCGTCAAACTGCAGGACTGGATCGTGCAGACCGGGCATCGCCTGGTGGTGATTTTCGAAGGACGCGATGCGGCCGGCAAAGGCGGCGCGATCAAACGCATCACGCAGCGGCTCAATCCGCGCGTGTGCCGGGTGGCGGCATTGCCGGCGCCGAACAACCGCGAACGCACGCAGTGGTATTTCCAGCGTTACGTGTCGCATCTGCCGGCCGGCGGCGAAATGGTGCTGTTTGACCGCAGCTGGTACAACCGCGCAGGCGTCGAACGCGTGATGAATTTTTGCAGCGACGACGAGTACGAAGAGTTCTTCCGCTCGGTGCCGGAATTCGAAAAGATGCTGGCGCGAAGCGGCGTGCAGATTCTCAAATACTGGTTTTCGATCACCGATGAAGAACAGGAAATCCGCTTTCAGAACCGCATTCACGATCCGCTGAAACAGTGGAAGCTGAGCCCGATGGATCTGGAAAGCCGGCGTCGCTGGGAAGCCTATACACAGGCGAAAGAAGTCATGCTGCAGCGCTCGCACATTCCCGAGGCGCCGTGGTGGGTCGTGCAGGCCGTCGACAAGAAGCGCGCGCGCCTGAACTGCATTCATCACCTGTTGAGCCAGGTGCCGTATCACGAGATCGAACACCCGACCATCGAGTTGCCTTCACGGGTTTATCACGATGAATACAGCCGCCAGCCGGTGCCGTCGTCGATGATTGTGCCCGAGATGTATTGATCGGGCGTCGGGTGTCAGCTTGGTGAAATAAAAAAGCGCGGCAAGAACCGCGCTTTTTTATCTTCCCTGTGGCCGGACTTGAGACCGGCTACAGCGGCACCAGCGAATTCAGCCGTTTCAGAACACCATCCGGAACACCCAGTACAGACCCGCGGCCAAAGCGATCGAAACCGGCAGCGTCAGCACCCAGGCGAGGATCAGGCTGCGCACGGTGGCCCATTGCAAACCGGAGCCATTGGCCGCCATGGTGCCCGCCACGCCCGACGACAACACGTGCGTGGTAGAGACCGGCAAGCCGTACATGTCGGCCGCACCGATCGTCAGCATCGCCACCATTTCAGCCGATGCGCCCTGTCCATAGGTCAGATGCTGCTTGCCGATTTTCTCGCCGACCGTCACGACGATGCGCTTCCATCCAACCATCGTGCCCAGACCGAGGGCAATAGCCACGGCGACCTTGACCCAAGTCGGGATGAACTTGGTGGCGTGATCGGTTTGCGCCTTGAAGTTGTCGATCGCTTTGGCGTCGTCCGGCGCGAAGGCCGGCTGTTTGGCCTTGTCCATCAGACGGATCGCTTCGGACGCGACATACATGTTGTTGCGCACGTTATCCACGATGTTTTGCGGCACGGCGGCCATCGATCCCGATGCCCCGACCTGCTGACCGATCAACGTGGTGAGTTGCT
It encodes:
- a CDS encoding flippase-like domain-containing protein, whose amino-acid sequence is MTRAALILLSIGTALFVGLLTWQGFGSVASALAAAGWGLVLAAAFHLVPLVLDAGAISVLFQRPRDGVHHDATLRDALFARWIGESVNSLLPAGQIGGPVVMVRQLSQRGMRMRDAAAAITVSTTMQALAQIVFALLGLLLFGAYAAHGALHDLRTATLIATGVLGALIAGFYYAQRRGLFGRLLGVVSKVFGKRDWSSLMTRAEAVDAAVQAIYRERGRVAASFALSLVGWVVGTVEVWLALRFLGHPVGWVDALLLESLGQAIRGAAFMIPGSLGVQEGGYLLLAPLVGLPPDAALALSLAKRAREILLGLPGLLVLHFSERSWQRRRATARVPVVD
- a CDS encoding 2OG-Fe(II) oxygenase → MSMHAEDDVIAPISVERSPASLPAMQTAPASNADRAVASRTRTFDTPRLSRDFADQDAFLYLEDFLAPEVTAQLVQSARGLLDEVNRNYLPGHKQGGSVSRHTIDRLAPFIAELYRSKDLIGWLEQLSGDKLQVSPADDPHAYALYYYTRAGDHIGWHYDTSYYDGRRYTLLLGVIDESSCRLDYELHTRNPDVPDQPGSVQIPPGGLVFFDGDKLRHRITPAGANEMRVSLTFEYVTDPNMRPWRRFISNMKDAIAYFGFRQVFRQMTKRGKSNA
- a CDS encoding CDP-alcohol phosphatidyltransferase family protein: MNSLPKIPLNVPAPRTWDARLARRLVTPLVNTWVTPNHLTTLRLLIGVAGALCLAHGGFAWTNAGALLIVLSNFVDHTDGELARIGGKSSRIGHFYDLACDALVTIMLFVGMGIGTAHIGSMNVAPGWLGAVAGVAVALIFFLRMRIEELAGKAGTKQASVGGFETEDVLYLLPIVTLTSVVMPFVVVASIGAPLFAVWVVVDYWRIARRAAHSAAASAKASETSQMWASE
- the ppk2 gene encoding polyphosphate kinase 2 yields the protein MKELDPRPEAEVMAERQRRFEEDLIDAYDEELEMEVDDRIIDGADGFTPEHREARKVYFRELFRLQGELVKLQDWIVQTGHRLVVIFEGRDAAGKGGAIKRITQRLNPRVCRVAALPAPNNRERTQWYFQRYVSHLPAGGEMVLFDRSWYNRAGVERVMNFCSDDEYEEFFRSVPEFEKMLARSGVQILKYWFSITDEEQEIRFQNRIHDPLKQWKLSPMDLESRRRWEAYTQAKEVMLQRSHIPEAPWWVVQAVDKKRARLNCIHHLLSQVPYHEIEHPTIELPSRVYHDEYSRQPVPSSMIVPEMY
- a CDS encoding VOC family protein, translated to MNSPATSSAASASSSASSAPADPTEPRIESLSAITLATGNMPRAVLFYEALGFPIKFGGSHEAFTSFAFGGSYLNLIVDARAPVNWWGRVIFYVSDVDALYRKALASGLKPSSEPADAPWGERYFHITDPDGHELSFARPLR
- a CDS encoding S1C family serine protease; this translates as MGSRPRFIDDLSRAASDAPGPDPLNVLSDDALLDAYSRTVIGALERVQQAVAFISVERRLPGAPSGRDSRGARGGTGSGFLFTPDGYLLTNSHVVHGATHITVTLADGAKFDADLVGNDPGSDLAVLRIGSPEPLPHVELGESSKLRVGQIAIAVGNPLGLAQTVTTGVVSALGRSLRSNSGRMIYDVIQTDAALNPGNSGGPLINSAGQVIGVNTAIIPGAQAICFATAIDTAKWVIMQIFTHGRVRRAYIGVAGTTLPLSRRVQRYFDLDAESGVHVMEIVKGSPAALGGLRTDDTIVAIDALAVQDVDSLQRTLDASRIDKPVSVTVLRGAQRVELTLTPVEQTS
- the ggt gene encoding gamma-glutamyltransferase — its product is MKLFHNAKSSVSGLAFVALVSVSSGFLEATPAFAKAPSKAQPAILTASAIAVADKYSADAAEQIFKEGGNAVDAAVAIAFTLAVTYPEAGNIGGGGFMTLYVDGKPYFLDYRERAPLAATKNMYLDDKGEVIKGMSLFGYRAVGVPGTVDGMWQAQRRFGKLKWKQVLAPAIHYARDGFEVSEQLQQRRDDAAKDFAGKTNFDTYFGNLKQGVNFKQPDLAAVLQRISDQGAKDFYSGKTADLIAASMRGHGLITKADLQQYKAVWRQPIQADWNGYRVITAPPPSSGGIGLVQLLKMKADIAPDFKDVTLNSVQYVHLIAEIEKRVFADRAQYLGDPDFYKVPVAQLTDDAYIAKRAAEVNPSAPSDTKSIQAGLGTSMPEKAETTHFSVIDKWGNAVSNTYTINGYFGSGVIADRTGIVLNDEMDDFSAKPGVANMFGVVGSDANSIEAKKRPLSSMSPTILTKDGKVSLVIGTPGGSRIFTSIFQVINNIYDFNMPLPEAVGAMRFHHQLLPPNTIFWEPYKPIEGELAKQIEAKGYTLKGQDFSGDIQAIKVNGDTPEAAADPRGRGVTRVIQ
- a CDS encoding NTP transferase domain-containing protein; its protein translation is MRAIILAAGLGLRLQQPPQAQFPKCLLQFDGMSLLERHLHMLETAGVTDVVLALGFQPESVQAELERINWPHKVDTVLNPRYDLGSVLTVHTVAEALTRGGDVLLMDADVLYDERILSALVEGETVNRLLIDRDFEAGDEPVKLCLKDGVPVELRKQLAVNLEYDTIGESVGFFRFRQQTAQRFTQIVAGYVDSGRANMPHEEAVRDLLLERSQVFDTADVTGSPWIEIDFPNDVARASTEILPQLQPLVSASR
- a CDS encoding MFS transporter — protein: MPLALGTFIVPLIVACAMFMENVDGTVIVTSLPVLARDLGQDPITLKLAVTAYVIGLGVFIPICGWVADRFGSRTVFRTAIGIFMAGSLMCAASTSLGTFVVARFVQGIGGAMMVPVGRIIIFRSVPKSDFIRAVNYLTVPALLGPVVGPPLGGFITTYLHWRLIFFINIPIGLLGIWLANKHIANVREPHPGRLDWTGFVLSASGASLFMLGLSLVGGELVSNTVSVSMCVIGVVLLVIYVLYANRVELPVLDLRLLRIPSFHASVVGGSLFRIGLGAVPFLLPLALQEGLGMTAFKSGSITCASAFGSIFMKAAASRILSRFGFRTVLMFNAGCAGLAIAVYGLFFPGTPHWLIWCVVLFGGFFPSLQFTSLNTLAYADIPSRDVGRATSVASVIQQISLGLGVTIAGIVLQISHNVQGHSTIVFSDFWPAFLVVGLFSFLSIPVTARLPQGAGDEIARGSRGSA